Proteins from one Phaenicophaeus curvirostris isolate KB17595 chromosome 16, BPBGC_Pcur_1.0, whole genome shotgun sequence genomic window:
- the C16H7orf50 gene encoding protein cholesin isoform X4, which translates to MREAGISIKKVEPKKQSGSELALAYLTSWSENPEEWKFQKTRQTWLLLHMYDKEKVPDKYFTILLDYLQGLQGNARDITVQKAEAFMKEFDGSDAEDPNLLEKCERIRQVLQLLS; encoded by the exons ATGAGGGAAGCTGGAATCTCTATTAAAAAGGTGGAGCCCAAGAAGCAGTCAGGATCTGAGCTGGCTCTGGCCTATTTAACCAG CTGGTCTGAAAACCCAGAAGAATGGAAGTTTCAAAAGACAAGACAAACCTGGCTTCTTTTGCACATGTATGATAAAGAGAAG gttCCAGATAAGTATTTCACAATTTTACTGGATTATCTGCAAGGGCTTCAAGGCAATGCACGAGACATAACTGTGCAGAAAGCTGAAGCTTTTATGAAGGAATTTGATGGTTCCGATGCAGAAGATCCAAACCTGTTGGAGAAGTGCGAGCGCATACGACAagttctgcagctgctgtcctGA
- the C16H7orf50 gene encoding protein cholesin isoform X2 encodes MISEQAAKEEEELSSEERRKLERKLKKERKKKERQLMREAGISIKKVEPKKQSGSELALAYLTSWSENPEEWKFQKTRQTWLLLHMYDKEKVPDKYFTILLDYLQGLQGNARDITVQKAEAFMKEFDGSDAEDPNLLEKCERIRQVLQLLS; translated from the exons gcagcaaaagaagaggaagaacttAGCtcagaggaaaggaggaaactggaaagaaaattaaaaaaagagcgTAAGAAGAAGGAGAGACAGCTGATGAGGGAAGCTGGAATCTCTATTAAAAAGGTGGAGCCCAAGAAGCAGTCAGGATCTGAGCTGGCTCTGGCCTATTTAACCAG CTGGTCTGAAAACCCAGAAGAATGGAAGTTTCAAAAGACAAGACAAACCTGGCTTCTTTTGCACATGTATGATAAAGAGAAG gttCCAGATAAGTATTTCACAATTTTACTGGATTATCTGCAAGGGCTTCAAGGCAATGCACGAGACATAACTGTGCAGAAAGCTGAAGCTTTTATGAAGGAATTTGATGGTTCCGATGCAGAAGATCCAAACCTGTTGGAGAAGTGCGAGCGCATACGACAagttctgcagctgctgtcctGA
- the C16H7orf50 gene encoding protein cholesin isoform X3 yields the protein MAAKEEEELSSEERRKLERKLKKERKKKERQLMREAGISIKKVEPKKQSGSELALAYLTSWSENPEEWKFQKTRQTWLLLHMYDKEKVPDKYFTILLDYLQGLQGNARDITVQKAEAFMKEFDGSDAEDPNLLEKCERIRQVLQLLS from the exons gcagcaaaagaagaggaagaacttAGCtcagaggaaaggaggaaactggaaagaaaattaaaaaaagagcgTAAGAAGAAGGAGAGACAGCTGATGAGGGAAGCTGGAATCTCTATTAAAAAGGTGGAGCCCAAGAAGCAGTCAGGATCTGAGCTGGCTCTGGCCTATTTAACCAG CTGGTCTGAAAACCCAGAAGAATGGAAGTTTCAAAAGACAAGACAAACCTGGCTTCTTTTGCACATGTATGATAAAGAGAAG gttCCAGATAAGTATTTCACAATTTTACTGGATTATCTGCAAGGGCTTCAAGGCAATGCACGAGACATAACTGTGCAGAAAGCTGAAGCTTTTATGAAGGAATTTGATGGTTCCGATGCAGAAGATCCAAACCTGTTGGAGAAGTGCGAGCGCATACGACAagttctgcagctgctgtcctGA